The Oscillospiraceae bacterium genome contains a region encoding:
- a CDS encoding resolvase, translated as MSRKKQVNQKITALYCRISLEDGGDNESMSISNQKLMLRDFAEKNGMFQYEYYVDDGYTGRNFNRPSFQRMIADIEAGKIGCVITKDLSRLGRNYIEAGSYIEIFFPKHNVRYIAITDGVDSLTRQEMDITPFKNILNDMYSRDISKKVLAGRMTRSRQGKFCGGQPPLGLMRDPEDKGHLIRDPETAPVIRKIYDMALDGWGCMRIAKQLMDDKVPITRVKSNTECDVNYYSWGSARISHILRNPFYKGAHLVCRTHQKGIRSNTYDIIPREDWEIIEDCHEAIISPEEWEQVQETIDRRPTIMKGNSCPFYNLFHGIIYCATCGKSMQVRYEKVGRTGKNRFTGEQREPIDKAYYICQTYNRLGKNACTSHKIEARDLYNLVLKDIQELAKTALKDADAFYQRLSSRMERRYLLDASQTQKECQRLESRNREIDEMFLSLYTDKAKGILTEQRFMKLTATLEQEQEANQKRLQDLLLMMRHSDEQENEVRTFIKEIRRYAAIEELDEAVLNRLISKILVGEVKKIDGQKVQEVRIVYNFVGEIPEITA; from the coding sequence ACTTATGCTCCGGGACTTTGCCGAAAAAAACGGAATGTTCCAGTATGAGTATTATGTGGATGACGGTTATACAGGCCGCAATTTCAACCGCCCTTCTTTTCAGCGCATGATTGCCGATATTGAGGCGGGAAAGATCGGCTGCGTTATCACCAAAGACCTGTCCAGACTGGGCAGGAATTATATCGAAGCTGGCAGCTATATCGAAATCTTTTTCCCAAAACACAATGTACGCTATATTGCCATTACAGACGGAGTGGACAGCCTGACCCGTCAGGAAATGGACATTACGCCGTTTAAGAATATCCTGAACGATATGTACAGCCGGGATATTTCTAAAAAGGTGCTGGCAGGGCGTATGACCCGTTCCCGGCAGGGGAAGTTTTGTGGTGGGCAGCCGCCCCTCGGTTTGATGCGTGACCCGGAGGATAAGGGACATTTGATCCGTGACCCTGAGACAGCACCGGTAATCCGAAAAATCTATGATATGGCGCTGGATGGCTGGGGATGTATGCGGATTGCAAAGCAGCTCATGGATGATAAAGTCCCGATCACCAGAGTAAAAAGCAACACAGAATGTGATGTAAATTACTATTCATGGGGAAGTGCAAGAATCAGCCATATCCTGCGGAATCCCTTTTATAAGGGCGCACATCTGGTCTGCCGGACACATCAGAAAGGGATTCGCTCCAACACCTATGACATTATCCCTCGTGAGGACTGGGAAATTATCGAGGATTGCCATGAAGCAATCATCTCCCCGGAAGAATGGGAGCAGGTGCAGGAAACCATTGACCGCAGACCAACCATTATGAAGGGCAACTCCTGCCCCTTTTATAACCTGTTCCACGGTATCATTTATTGTGCGACTTGCGGAAAGTCCATGCAGGTGCGGTATGAAAAGGTTGGCAGAACCGGAAAGAACCGTTTTACCGGCGAACAGCGGGAACCGATTGATAAGGCGTATTATATCTGCCAAACCTACAACAGGCTGGGCAAGAACGCCTGTACCAGCCACAAGATCGAAGCCAGAGATTTATACAACCTTGTGCTGAAAGATATTCAGGAACTGGCAAAGACTGCGCTCAAAGATGCCGATGCTTTTTATCAGCGGTTGAGCAGCCGGATGGAGCGCCGGTATCTTCTGGATGCCTCCCAGACACAGAAGGAATGTCAACGACTGGAAAGCAGGAATCGTGAAATTGATGAGATGTTCCTGAGCCTATATACCGATAAGGCAAAAGGAATCCTGACTGAGCAGCGTTTTATGAAGCTGACAGCAACACTGGAACAAGAGCAGGAAGCCAACCAGAAGCGCCTGCAAGACCTACTGTTGATGATGCGCCACTCTGACGAACAGGAAAATGAAGTCCGCACCTTCATCAAAGAAATCCGGCGCTATGCAGCCATTGAAGAACTGGATGAAGCGGTGCTGAACCGGCTCATCAGCAAAATTTTGGTGGGCGAAGTCAAGAAGATTGACGGACAGAAAGTGCAGGAAGTCAGAATCGTTTATAACTTTGTCGGAGAAATCCCGGAGATTACAGCATAA
- a CDS encoding conjugative transfer protein, with protein MDFFNSAVDVLQTLVIALGAGLGIWGVINLLEGYGNDNPGAKSQGMKQLMAGGGVALIGMILVPLLKGLFG; from the coding sequence ATGGATTTCTTCAATAGCGCAGTCGATGTGTTGCAGACCCTCGTCATTGCCCTCGGAGCCGGTCTTGGCATTTGGGGCGTGATCAACCTGCTGGAGGGCTACGGAAATGATAATCCGGGCGCAAAATCGCAAGGGATGAAACAGCTCATGGCGGGCGGCGGTGTGGCGCTCATCGGTATGATTCTCGTGCCGCTGCTCAAAGGGCTGTTCGGTTAA
- a CDS encoding transposase, translating into MAYVPVPKDLNAVKTKVLLNLTKRQLICFGAGAALGVPLFFLLKAHTGVSTAAICMILLMLPFFLLAMYEKNGQPLEKIVRNIVQVCFLRPKQRPYATNNFYAVLERQDNLDREVYRIVHPHKTHPRRTQADRGRHRKSKAAG; encoded by the coding sequence ATGGCATACGTTCCCGTACCCAAAGACCTGAACGCGGTCAAGACCAAGGTGCTGCTGAACCTGACGAAGCGCCAGCTCATCTGCTTCGGCGCTGGTGCGGCGCTGGGCGTTCCGCTGTTCTTCCTGCTCAAAGCCCATACCGGCGTCAGCACGGCGGCCATCTGCATGATCCTGCTCATGCTGCCCTTTTTCCTGCTGGCCATGTATGAGAAGAACGGACAGCCCCTTGAAAAGATCGTCCGCAACATCGTGCAGGTCTGCTTCCTGCGCCCCAAGCAGCGCCCTTACGCAACCAATAATTTCTACGCCGTTCTGGAACGGCAGGACAATTTAGACCGGGAGGTGTATCGCATTGTCCACCCGCACAAAACTCACCCGCGCCGAACGCAGGCAGATCGAGGCCGCCATCGCAAGAGCAAAGCGGCAGGATAA
- a CDS encoding hydrolase: MSTRTKLTRAERRQIEAAIARAKRQDKKQKSAQDSIPFQRMFPDGICRVTDSYYTKTVQFQDINYQLNQNEDKTAIFDGWCDFLNYFDSSVRFQLSFVNMSANKDNYARYITISPQGDDFDSIRLEYTQMLQNQLARGNNGLIKTKYLTFGVEADGLKAAKPRLERIETDILNNFKRLGVAAEPMNGTERLRLLHGMLHTDEQEPFRFSWDWLAPSGLSVKDFIAPSSFEFRTGRSFGVGRRIGCASFLQILAPELNDRMLADFLDMESSLIVSMHVQSVDQVKAIKTIKRKITDLQKMTIEEQKKAVRSGYDMDIIPSDLATYGTEAKKLLQDLQSRNERMFLLTFIVVNTAGSRQQLDNNVFQAASIAQKYNCQLTRLDFRQEEGLMSSLPLGLNQIEIQRGLTTSSVAIFIPFTTQELFQDGKEALYCGLNALSNNLIMVDRKRLKNPNGLILGTPGSGKSFAAKREIANVFLVTDDDIIICDPEAEYGPLVERLHGQVIKISPTSPHYINPMDLNLNYSDDENPLSLKSDFILSLCELIVGGKDGLMPVEKTIIDRCVRMVYRDYLSDPVPENMPILEDLYNELRRQEEKEAQYIATALEIYVSGSLNVFNHRTNINIANRIVSFDIKELGKQLKKIGMLIVQDAVWNRVTVNREAHKSTRYYIDEMHLLLREEQTAAYTVEIWKRFRKWGGIPTGITQNVKDLLSSREVENIFENSDFILMLNQASGDRQILAKQLNISPHQLSYVTHSGEGEGLLFYGNVILPFVDRFPRGELYDLLTTKPQEQTA; this comes from the coding sequence TTGTCCACCCGCACAAAACTCACCCGCGCCGAACGCAGGCAGATCGAGGCCGCCATCGCAAGAGCAAAGCGGCAGGATAAGAAACAGAAGTCCGCACAGGACAGCATCCCGTTTCAGCGGATGTTCCCCGACGGCATCTGCCGCGTGACGGACAGCTACTACACGAAAACCGTCCAGTTTCAGGACATCAACTATCAGCTCAACCAGAACGAGGACAAGACCGCCATCTTTGACGGCTGGTGCGACTTCCTCAACTACTTTGACAGCTCCGTGCGCTTTCAGCTCTCCTTTGTGAATATGTCCGCCAACAAGGACAATTACGCAAGGTACATCACCATCTCGCCGCAGGGCGACGATTTTGACAGCATCCGTCTGGAATATACCCAGATGCTCCAGAACCAGCTTGCCCGCGGCAACAACGGCCTCATCAAGACCAAGTACCTGACCTTCGGCGTGGAGGCGGACGGGCTGAAAGCCGCAAAGCCGAGGCTGGAGCGCATTGAAACGGACATCCTCAACAACTTCAAGCGCCTCGGCGTGGCGGCGGAGCCGATGAACGGCACGGAGCGGCTGCGGCTGCTGCACGGGATGCTGCACACGGACGAGCAGGAGCCGTTCCGCTTCTCGTGGGACTGGCTGGCACCCTCCGGGCTTTCGGTCAAGGACTTCATCGCCCCCAGCTCCTTTGAGTTCCGCACCGGGCGCTCCTTCGGCGTCGGCAGGCGCATCGGCTGCGCCAGCTTCTTGCAGATTTTAGCGCCGGAGCTGAACGACAGGATGCTGGCGGACTTCCTCGACATGGAAAGCTCCCTCATCGTCAGTATGCACGTCCAGTCCGTGGATCAGGTCAAGGCCATCAAGACCATCAAGCGCAAGATCACCGATTTGCAGAAAATGACCATCGAGGAGCAGAAAAAGGCAGTGCGAAGCGGCTATGACATGGACATCATCCCCTCGGACCTTGCCACCTACGGCACGGAGGCGAAGAAGCTGCTGCAAGACCTGCAAAGCCGCAACGAGCGAATGTTCCTGCTGACCTTTATTGTGGTCAACACCGCAGGCAGCCGCCAGCAGCTTGACAACAACGTATTTCAGGCGGCCAGCATCGCCCAGAAGTACAACTGCCAGCTTACCCGCCTTGATTTCCGGCAGGAGGAGGGGCTGATGAGCAGCCTCCCGCTGGGGCTGAACCAGATCGAAATACAGCGGGGCCTGACCACCTCCAGCGTCGCTATTTTCATTCCATTTACCACGCAGGAGCTGTTTCAGGACGGCAAGGAAGCCCTGTACTGCGGGCTGAACGCGCTGTCGAACAACCTCATCATGGTAGACCGCAAGCGTCTCAAGAACCCCAACGGCCTCATCCTTGGTACTCCCGGCAGCGGCAAGAGCTTTGCGGCGAAGCGGGAGATCGCCAACGTGTTCCTCGTTACTGACGATGACATCATCATCTGCGACCCCGAAGCTGAATACGGGCCGTTGGTGGAGCGCCTGCACGGGCAGGTCATTAAAATCTCCCCCACAAGCCCGCATTACATCAACCCTATGGACCTGAATCTCAATTACAGCGACGATGAGAACCCGCTGAGCCTGAAATCCGACTTCATCCTCTCCCTCTGCGAGTTGATCGTGGGCGGCAAGGACGGCCTCATGCCGGTGGAAAAGACCATCATCGACCGCTGTGTGCGCATGGTGTACCGGGATTATCTCAGCGACCCTGTGCCGGAGAATATGCCGATTCTGGAGGACTTGTATAACGAGCTGCGGCGGCAGGAGGAAAAGGAGGCGCAGTACATCGCCACGGCTTTGGAAATCTACGTTTCCGGCTCCCTCAATGTGTTCAACCACCGCACCAACATCAACATCGCCAACCGCATCGTGTCCTTCGACATCAAGGAGCTGGGCAAGCAGCTCAAGAAGATCGGGATGCTCATCGTGCAGGACGCGGTGTGGAACCGCGTCACCGTCAATCGGGAAGCCCACAAATCCACCCGCTACTACATTGACGAAATGCACCTTTTGCTGCGCGAGGAGCAGACGGCGGCCTACACCGTGGAAATCTGGAAGCGCTTCCGCAAGTGGGGAGGTATCCCCACCGGCATCACCCAGAATGTCAAAGACCTTCTCTCCTCCCGCGAGGTGGAGAACATCTTTGAGAACAGCGATTTCATCCTCATGCTCAATCAGGCCAGCGGCGACCGGCAGATTCTCGCCAAGCAGCTCAATATCTCCCCGCATCAGCTCTCGTATGTCACCCACAGCGGTGAAGGCGAAGGGCTGCTTTTTTATGGCAACGTTATCCTGCCCTTCGTAGACCGCTTCCCCCGCGGGGAACTCTATGACCTGCTCACCACCAAGCCACAGGAGCAGACTGCATAA
- a CDS encoding putative antirepressor - phage associated gives MENKLMIFENEAFGKVRTLNLNGEPWFVAADVCKALELGNPSMTVERLDDDEKGISTIDTLGGKQRMAIINEPGLYSLVITSRKPEAKAFKRWITHEVIPAIRKHGAYMTKSVLEQVLENPELVLLMAQRMLEEQRKNELLQQELRLAKPKADFYDAFIHPECCTNLRATAKELKVPEKMFTAFLIRKRYLYRAPSGTLLPYAKPASDGLFFVKDYIAVNGHQGVYTLVTPKGKSLFLTMLGEIA, from the coding sequence ATGGAAAACAAACTGATGATTTTTGAAAACGAAGCCTTTGGAAAGGTGCGAACGCTGAACCTCAACGGCGAGCCGTGGTTTGTAGCGGCGGATGTGTGCAAAGCGCTGGAACTGGGGAATCCGAGCATGACGGTTGAGCGTCTGGATGATGATGAAAAGGGTATCAGTACTATTGATACCCTTGGCGGGAAACAGCGCATGGCAATCATCAACGAACCCGGGCTGTATTCGCTGGTGATCACCTCCCGCAAGCCGGAGGCAAAGGCGTTCAAGCGCTGGATCACCCATGAGGTCATTCCGGCCATCCGCAAGCACGGCGCGTACATGACGAAATCCGTGCTGGAGCAGGTTTTGGAAAACCCGGAGCTGGTGCTGCTCATGGCGCAGCGGATGCTGGAGGAACAGCGGAAAAACGAACTGCTTCAGCAGGAACTGCGTCTGGCAAAGCCCAAGGCGGACTTCTACGACGCCTTCATTCACCCGGAGTGCTGCACCAATCTCCGCGCCACCGCAAAGGAGCTGAAGGTGCCGGAGAAAATGTTCACCGCGTTCCTCATCCGCAAGCGCTATCTCTACCGTGCGCCCTCCGGTACGCTCCTGCCCTACGCCAAGCCCGCCAGCGACGGCCTGTTCTTCGTAAAGGACTATATCGCCGTCAACGGGCATCAGGGGGTATATACCCTTGTCACGCCCAAGGGCAAGTCGCTGTTTCTCACCATGCTGGGCGAAATCGCCTGA
- a CDS encoding methyltransferase yields MQADRIYCGDTLTVLKTLSDNSVNCCITSPPYYALRDYGVDGQIGREETPALYVERLTSIFREVRRVLTPDGTLWLNIADTYAGKGNQGEALDPKYPNGRTGQAVALNGKVEGCKAKDMIGIPWMLAFALRSDGWYLRSDIIWQKANPMPESTKDRPSRCYEHIFLLSKSRRYYYDAAAIAEPVAASTPARMKRGFGAGNKYSADIPGQKHQHLNDHRPNGYADEDIPQLRNKRDVWQINTVPYRGGHFAAFPPKLAETCLLAGCPPGGVVLDPFLGSGTTAAVARQLGRHYIGIELNPEYCTLAEKRIGGGETP; encoded by the coding sequence ATGCAGGCTGACCGCATTTACTGCGGCGACACCCTGACCGTGCTGAAAACCCTGTCGGACAATTCCGTGAACTGCTGCATCACCTCGCCGCCGTACTACGCACTGCGGGATTACGGTGTGGACGGGCAGATCGGGCGGGAGGAAACCCCGGCGCTGTATGTGGAGCGCCTGACTTCCATTTTCCGGGAGGTTAGGCGCGTTCTCACGCCGGACGGCACCCTCTGGCTCAACATCGCGGACACCTATGCCGGAAAGGGCAATCAGGGCGAAGCCCTCGATCCCAAGTACCCCAACGGCAGGACCGGTCAGGCGGTCGCCCTCAACGGCAAGGTGGAGGGCTGCAAGGCAAAGGATATGATCGGCATCCCGTGGATGCTGGCGTTCGCGCTGCGCTCAGACGGCTGGTATCTGCGCTCGGACATCATCTGGCAGAAGGCGAACCCCATGCCGGAAAGCACCAAGGACAGGCCAAGCCGCTGCTATGAGCATATTTTCCTGCTGTCCAAGTCCCGCCGCTACTATTACGATGCCGCTGCCATCGCGGAGCCGGTTGCGGCCTCCACTCCTGCGCGGATGAAGCGCGGATTTGGTGCAGGCAACAAGTATTCCGCGGATATTCCCGGTCAGAAGCACCAACACCTCAACGACCACCGCCCGAACGGGTACGCCGATGAGGACATCCCGCAGCTTCGCAACAAGCGCGACGTCTGGCAGATCAACACCGTGCCGTACCGGGGCGGGCATTTCGCCGCTTTCCCGCCAAAGCTGGCGGAAACCTGCCTGCTGGCAGGCTGCCCGCCCGGAGGCGTGGTGCTGGACCCCTTCCTCGGCTCCGGCACTACGGCGGCAGTGGCAAGGCAGCTTGGACGGCACTACATCGGCATTGAGCTGAATCCAGAATACTGTACGCTGGCAGAGAAACGGATCGGAGGAGGTGAAACCCCATGA
- a CDS encoding cell wall hydrolase, producing the protein MSKRSPRLLFTDEEMAAPELKKAIRKADKRMKKLEKAEAKIPKKTVKKKQRVVDPKTGTVTTSLSFEEVDKKRPPSKLTHALRDAPSAAALSAVHREIREHEQDNVGVESAHGVEQAAERAVRLAQHAHRSHKEKPYRRADRAEAKADRANLRALDKTAQHHDPQFSSNPYSRWQQKQAIKREYAAAKAGKSAGNTVKASEATAKAARKAAENTKKTGEFIARHKKGFLIVGGIAAMLVLILCTVSSCSVLIQGGATGVNVSTYPSEDADMLAAEAQYCAMEAELQQYLDTYESTHDYDEYHFELDDIEHDPYVLISAVTALKGKEWTISEVGGILEMLFEKQYILTETVTTETRYRTETRTGYYTDAEGNLHSYEYTVQVPYTYYICTVRLENFNLSHVPVYIMSQDQLSLYAMYMATLGNRPDLFGGSEYIGKYYTADYEKYEIPPEALEDEQFAAIIKEAEKYLGYPYVWGGSSPATSFDCSGFVSYVYNNCGVGWSFGRLGASGLLGVCTRVSAANLRPGDLVFFQGTYDTAGASHVGIYVGNDMMLHCGDPIQYTSLNSNYWQSHFLAYGRLSPP; encoded by the coding sequence ATGAGCAAACGCTCGCCCCGGCTGCTGTTTACCGACGAGGAGATGGCAGCGCCGGAACTGAAAAAGGCCATCCGAAAAGCGGACAAGCGCATGAAGAAGCTGGAAAAGGCCGAGGCGAAGATACCCAAGAAAACCGTAAAGAAAAAGCAGCGCGTCGTTGACCCAAAAACCGGCACGGTCACAACGAGCCTTTCCTTTGAGGAGGTGGACAAGAAGCGACCGCCCTCCAAGCTCACCCACGCCCTGCGGGACGCGCCCAGTGCGGCGGCACTGTCCGCCGTCCACAGGGAGATTCGGGAGCATGAGCAGGACAATGTGGGTGTGGAAAGCGCCCACGGCGTGGAGCAGGCGGCGGAGCGCGCCGTGCGACTTGCCCAGCACGCCCACCGCTCCCACAAGGAGAAGCCCTACCGCCGCGCAGACCGCGCCGAGGCCAAGGCAGACCGCGCCAACCTCCGTGCGCTGGACAAAACGGCACAGCACCATGACCCGCAGTTTTCCAGCAATCCCTACTCCCGCTGGCAGCAGAAGCAGGCCATCAAGCGGGAGTACGCCGCCGCCAAAGCCGGAAAAAGCGCCGGGAATACGGTCAAAGCCTCCGAAGCTACGGCAAAGGCGGCGCGAAAAGCCGCGGAGAACACAAAGAAAACCGGTGAGTTCATCGCCCGTCACAAAAAGGGCTTTCTCATCGTGGGCGGCATCGCCGCCATGCTGGTCCTCATCCTCTGCACCGTGTCCTCCTGTTCCGTGCTGATTCAGGGCGGAGCCACCGGCGTCAATGTGTCCACCTACCCCAGTGAGGACGCGGATATGCTGGCGGCAGAGGCACAGTATTGCGCCATGGAAGCGGAATTGCAGCAGTATCTCGACACCTACGAAAGCACCCACGACTACGACGAGTACCACTTCGAGCTGGACGACATCGAGCATGACCCCTATGTGCTGATTTCCGCCGTTACCGCCCTGAAAGGAAAAGAGTGGACGATCTCCGAGGTCGGCGGCATCTTGGAGATGCTGTTTGAAAAGCAGTATATCCTGACGGAAACCGTCACCACGGAAACCAGATACCGCACCGAAACGCGCACCGGCTACTATACCGATGCGGAGGGCAATCTGCACAGCTATGAATATACCGTGCAGGTGCCGTACACCTATTACATCTGCACAGTCCGGCTGGAAAACTTCAACCTCTCCCATGTGCCGGTCTATATCATGTCGCAGGATCAGCTCTCCTTGTATGCCATGTATATGGCGACGCTGGGCAACCGCCCGGACCTGTTCGGCGGCTCGGAGTACATCGGGAAATACTACACCGCCGACTATGAAAAGTACGAGATACCCCCGGAAGCGCTGGAAGATGAGCAGTTCGCCGCCATCATCAAGGAGGCGGAGAAGTATCTCGGCTACCCCTACGTCTGGGGCGGCAGCAGTCCTGCCACCTCTTTCGACTGCTCCGGCTTCGTCAGCTACGTCTACAACAACTGCGGCGTGGGCTGGAGCTTCGGGCGATTGGGCGCTTCGGGGCTGCTGGGCGTCTGCACAAGGGTATCCGCCGCCAACCTGCGCCCCGGCGATCTGGTGTTCTTCCAAGGCACCTACGACACGGCAGGTGCATCCCATGTGGGCATTTACGTCGGCAATGATATGATGCTTCACTGCGGCGACCCTATCCAGTACACAAGCCTCAATTCAAACTACTGGCAATCCCACTTCCTTGCCTACGGGCGGCTGTCCCCGCCCTGA
- the topB-2 gene encoding DNA topoisomerase yields the protein MTHHKLVIAEKPSVAQSIAAVLGATKRSDGYLSGNGYLVSWCYGHLAELAGADVYDEKYAKWRYADLPILPANWRFTLKADKSRQFELLRDLMRREDVTEVINACDAGREGELIFRTVYYMAGCTKTMKRLWISSMEDEAIKKGFADLRPGREYDGLHQSALCRARADWLVGINATRLFSVLYHRTLNVGRVMTPTLALIVQREAEIGAFRPEAFYTVNLRCGDFAAVSEKFKEKAEADALAAACAGQPVTVKAVQRTEKTEKAPLLYDLTALQREANRSLGYTAQQTLDYLQALYEKKLCTYPRTDSRFLTDDLEPSVPELVTVAAAICETTAPGRVNAGQVCDSKKVSDHHAILPTASAGKADVSVLPLGERELLRLVAGQLLRAVSDAHRYAETAVTLGCGGAVFTVKGRTTLVPGWKRYLAQEKQDAALPELSEGQVLDCAEAAVKEGKTTPPKHYTEDTLLSAMETAGKEDMPEEAGRKGLGTPATRAAIIEKLVATGFVERKRAKKAVSLVPAHTGVSLITVLPEQLQSPLLTAEWEYRLQQVERGELSPDEFMTGIADMLTELVKTYQVISGAEVLFPSGREIVGKCPRCGGDVTESKKGFFCEKNDCRFGLWRDNKFFAAKRAALTKKVAAALLADGRVKLTGLYSEKTGGTYDATAVLEDTGESVRFRLEFDKGART from the coding sequence ATGACACACCATAAATTAGTGATCGCGGAAAAGCCCTCCGTCGCCCAGTCCATCGCCGCCGTGCTGGGCGCGACCAAACGCAGCGACGGCTATCTTTCGGGAAACGGCTACCTTGTAAGCTGGTGCTACGGGCATCTGGCGGAGCTGGCGGGCGCGGATGTGTACGATGAAAAGTACGCCAAGTGGCGCTATGCCGATCTGCCCATCCTGCCCGCAAACTGGCGCTTCACGCTGAAAGCGGACAAATCCAGGCAATTCGAGCTGCTGCGGGACCTCATGCGCCGGGAGGACGTGACCGAGGTCATCAACGCCTGCGACGCGGGGCGCGAGGGGGAGCTTATCTTCCGCACCGTCTACTACATGGCGGGCTGCACAAAGACCATGAAGCGGCTTTGGATCTCCTCCATGGAGGACGAGGCCATCAAAAAGGGCTTTGCGGACCTTCGTCCGGGACGGGAATACGACGGGCTGCACCAGTCCGCCCTCTGCCGCGCCCGCGCGGACTGGCTGGTGGGCATCAACGCCACGCGCCTGTTTTCCGTGCTGTACCACCGCACCCTCAACGTGGGGCGCGTCATGACGCCCACGCTGGCGCTCATTGTCCAGCGGGAGGCGGAGATCGGGGCGTTCCGCCCGGAAGCCTTTTACACGGTAAATCTTCGCTGCGGCGATTTTGCCGCCGTGTCCGAAAAGTTCAAAGAGAAAGCGGAGGCGGACGCCCTCGCCGCCGCCTGCGCCGGTCAGCCGGTCACGGTCAAGGCGGTGCAGCGCACGGAGAAAACGGAGAAAGCGCCGCTGCTCTACGACCTGACCGCCCTCCAGAGAGAAGCCAACCGCAGCCTCGGCTATACCGCCCAGCAGACGCTTGACTATCTGCAAGCCCTCTATGAAAAGAAGCTCTGCACCTATCCCCGCACGGACAGCCGCTTCCTCACAGATGATCTGGAACCCTCTGTGCCGGAGCTTGTGACCGTTGCTGCCGCCATCTGCGAAACAACCGCGCCGGGGCGTGTGAACGCAGGGCAGGTATGCGACAGCAAAAAGGTCAGCGACCATCACGCCATCCTCCCCACCGCCAGCGCGGGCAAGGCGGACGTGTCGGTGCTGCCGCTGGGCGAGCGCGAGCTTTTGCGCCTTGTGGCGGGGCAGCTTCTTCGGGCGGTCAGCGATGCACACCGCTATGCAGAAACCGCCGTTACGCTGGGGTGCGGCGGCGCTGTATTCACCGTCAAGGGCAGAACCACCCTCGTTCCCGGCTGGAAGCGGTATCTCGCGCAGGAAAAGCAGGACGCCGCCTTGCCGGAGCTGTCGGAGGGGCAGGTATTGGATTGCGCCGAAGCCGCCGTAAAGGAGGGCAAGACCACACCGCCCAAGCATTATACGGAGGATACGCTGCTCTCCGCCATGGAGACTGCCGGAAAGGAAGATATGCCGGAAGAAGCGGGACGAAAGGGGCTGGGAACGCCCGCCACCCGCGCCGCCATCATCGAAAAGCTGGTAGCCACAGGCTTTGTGGAGCGCAAGCGGGCGAAGAAGGCCGTCAGCCTTGTGCCTGCCCATACCGGCGTTTCCCTCATCACCGTGCTGCCGGAGCAGCTACAGTCCCCGCTTCTCACCGCAGAATGGGAATACCGCTTGCAGCAGGTGGAGCGCGGCGAGCTTTCCCCGGACGAGTTCATGACCGGCATTGCGGATATGCTCACGGAGCTGGTGAAAACCTATCAGGTCATCTCCGGCGCGGAGGTGCTGTTTCCCTCCGGCCGGGAGATCGTTGGCAAATGCCCCCGCTGCGGCGGCGACGTGACCGAGAGCAAAAAGGGCTTCTTCTGCGAGAAAAACGACTGCCGCTTCGGGTTGTGGCGGGACAACAAGTTCTTTGCCGCCAAGCGCGCCGCTCTGACAAAAAAGGTAGCCGCCGCGCTGCTTGCAGACGGGCGGGTGAAACTCACCGGCCTTTACTCCGAAAAGACCGGCGGCACCTATGACGCCACCGCCGTGCTGGAGGATACCGGCGAGAGCGTCCGCTTCCGTTTGGAATTTGACAAGGGGGCGAGGACATGA